From a single Candidatus Auribacterota bacterium genomic region:
- the rpoD gene encoding RNA polymerase sigma factor RpoD: MVEAERNQKIKELIRQANDQGHLTYANINDALPESIVSAEEIDSIIMLLRGMDIEIVDDKEAAAKKAGAAAAAKIEKKERAPKLEFIDDPVRMYLKQMGQVPLLTREQEVEISKRIEKSETQIKHILFSLGYTPRLALELAERVCAGRERFDRVIQDKKVKNRDTYIVAAKKISAELQKIDSQMARKYLQIRKVKPQSKLSLKLRRESQKIQESMVSLVKQFFFKQHAIEEFIEPIDKEAHRILDLEREMERLKKRSGRSAKSRISQIQKEFTATELLARTPVENVKKEVENLKLWAHRGHTAKSEMVEANLRLVISIAKKYTNRGLSFLDLIQEGNMGLMKAVDKFEYRRGYKFSTYATWWIRQAITRSIADQARTIRIPVHMIETINKLVRASKKLVQEYGKEPSPDEIAEEMELPVEKVRGIMKIAQHPISLQTPIGDSNDSHFGDFIEDKAAESPAMATGYALLKEQIESVLNTLTAREQKVLTLRFGIGDGSPRTLEEVGRVFSVTRERVRQIEAKALRKMRHPTRSRKLRGFLEAEEL, translated from the coding sequence ATGGTTGAAGCCGAGAGAAACCAGAAGATAAAAGAACTGATCAGACAGGCGAACGATCAGGGACACCTCACCTACGCCAACATCAACGACGCCCTCCCCGAAAGCATTGTCTCCGCTGAGGAGATCGATTCAATCATCATGCTCCTGAGGGGCATGGACATCGAGATCGTCGACGACAAGGAGGCGGCGGCCAAGAAGGCCGGTGCGGCGGCCGCGGCAAAGATTGAAAAGAAGGAACGCGCGCCGAAGCTCGAGTTCATTGATGACCCCGTCAGGATGTACCTCAAGCAGATGGGGCAGGTGCCGCTCCTCACCCGCGAACAGGAGGTTGAGATCTCCAAGAGGATCGAGAAGTCCGAGACGCAGATCAAACACATCCTCTTTTCCCTCGGCTACACGCCGAGGCTCGCCCTCGAGCTCGCGGAGAGGGTCTGCGCCGGGAGGGAGCGGTTCGACCGGGTGATCCAGGACAAGAAGGTCAAAAACAGGGACACCTACATTGTCGCGGCGAAGAAGATCAGCGCGGAGCTCCAGAAAATCGATTCGCAGATGGCCAGGAAATACCTCCAGATCAGGAAGGTGAAACCTCAGAGCAAGCTCTCGTTGAAGCTCAGGCGTGAATCCCAGAAGATTCAAGAGTCAATGGTGAGCCTCGTCAAGCAATTCTTCTTCAAGCAGCACGCGATAGAGGAGTTCATTGAGCCGATCGACAAGGAGGCCCACAGGATCCTCGATCTCGAGCGCGAGATGGAGCGCCTGAAGAAGCGTAGTGGGAGGAGCGCGAAGAGCAGGATCTCCCAGATCCAGAAAGAGTTCACCGCAACAGAGCTCCTGGCGCGCACGCCGGTCGAGAATGTCAAGAAGGAGGTTGAGAACCTCAAGCTCTGGGCCCACCGCGGCCATACCGCAAAGAGCGAGATGGTGGAAGCGAACCTGCGCCTCGTGATCTCCATCGCAAAGAAGTACACCAACCGCGGCCTCTCATTCCTCGACCTGATCCAGGAAGGGAACATGGGATTGATGAAGGCGGTGGACAAGTTCGAATACCGGCGGGGGTACAAGTTCTCCACCTACGCCACCTGGTGGATACGCCAGGCGATCACCCGCTCCATCGCGGATCAGGCTCGCACCATCCGCATCCCCGTCCATATGATTGAAACGATCAACAAGCTCGTGCGCGCCTCGAAGAAGCTCGTCCAGGAATACGGTAAGGAGCCATCCCCCGATGAGATCGCCGAGGAGATGGAGCTGCCGGTCGAGAAGGTGCGCGGGATCATGAAGATCGCCCAGCACCCGATATCGCTCCAGACGCCGATCGGGGACAGCAACGACAGCCACTTCGGGGACTTCATCGAGGATAAGGCGGCCGAGTCGCCCGCCATGGCCACGGGGTACGCCCTCCTCAAGGAGCAGATCGAGAGCGTCCTCAACACCCTCACGGCGCGCGAGCAGAAGGTGCTCACGCTCCGCTTCGGCATCGGCGACGGCTCCCCGCGCACGCTCGAGGAAGTGGGGAGGGTCTTCAGCGTCACCCGCGAGCGCGTCCGCCAGATCGAGGCAAAGGCACTCCGCAAGATGCGCCACCCCACGCGAAGCCGCAAGCTCCGCGGCTTCCTCGAGGCGGAAGAGCTGTAG
- the dnaG gene encoding DNA primase: MIPQHIVEQIQSSSDIVDVVSSYIPLKRAGRSFKACCPFHNEKTPSFFVSPEKQIWHCFGCGAGGSVFNFIALYERVTFPEAVRLLAKKAGIAVPDTRRAEGREGEKKDDLYRLNEFAARWFTHQLQATAPGKKVLAYLHRRGMSDELIEQFSLGYAPDSWDGLYTAARGKGHREEVLLALGLAMRKEGGSRIFDRFRNRLMIPIGDVSGRIIAFSGRVLDEGTPKYMNSPESLLFNKSRSLYGIHHAKRELIERGFSIVVEGYFDLFALHAAGIRNVVASQGTAFTADHARILKRYTREVVMSFDADAAGQSAAMRSLDAFLNEELRVRVLVLPPAHDPDTFVREKGAAAFSDLVGRAPEYFDFLLDHLFRRHDHRGEVGRARIASEFLDALAQVGDGVLREAYRNKLSERIDIPQEYIIEEIKKRGRRQGPGPGNAGEATQGALRLPAGEREIIKLMLEDENIIRQVALELTAEDFRHEQLQRIAGSVFALLKENRWAGCTRLLARLDDEHCARVVSGLISEEDPGGDREQVARDCIRYLKKRNLKEEIGKLTREISLREREGSPGREISGLQRRLMEKKAELLKIC, translated from the coding sequence ATGATACCGCAGCACATTGTGGAACAGATACAGTCGTCAAGCGACATCGTCGATGTCGTCTCCTCCTATATTCCACTCAAGCGCGCGGGGCGGAGCTTCAAGGCGTGCTGCCCCTTCCATAACGAGAAAACGCCGTCATTCTTCGTGAGCCCGGAGAAGCAGATCTGGCACTGCTTCGGCTGCGGCGCCGGAGGATCGGTGTTCAACTTCATCGCCCTCTACGAACGCGTGACCTTTCCCGAGGCGGTGAGGCTCCTCGCGAAAAAAGCGGGTATCGCCGTTCCGGATACGCGACGGGCCGAGGGGCGCGAGGGCGAGAAGAAGGATGACCTGTACCGGCTCAATGAATTCGCGGCGCGCTGGTTCACGCACCAGCTTCAGGCGACCGCCCCCGGTAAAAAAGTGCTCGCCTACCTCCACCGGAGGGGAATGAGCGATGAGCTCATCGAGCAGTTCTCCCTCGGGTACGCGCCGGATTCATGGGATGGGCTCTACACCGCCGCGCGCGGCAAGGGACACCGCGAGGAGGTGCTCCTCGCCCTCGGCCTCGCGATGCGCAAAGAGGGGGGAAGCAGGATATTCGACCGGTTCCGCAACCGGCTCATGATCCCCATCGGCGACGTGAGCGGCCGCATCATCGCGTTCAGCGGCCGCGTGCTGGACGAGGGCACCCCGAAGTACATGAACTCTCCCGAGTCGCTCCTTTTCAACAAGAGCAGGAGCCTGTACGGTATCCACCACGCGAAGCGGGAGCTCATCGAGCGCGGTTTCTCCATTGTCGTGGAAGGGTACTTCGACCTCTTCGCCCTCCACGCCGCAGGGATCAGGAACGTGGTGGCATCGCAGGGAACAGCCTTCACCGCCGACCACGCGCGGATCCTCAAACGCTACACCCGCGAGGTGGTGATGAGCTTTGACGCCGACGCCGCGGGGCAGAGCGCGGCCATGCGCAGCCTGGACGCGTTCCTGAATGAGGAGCTCAGGGTGCGCGTGCTGGTGCTCCCCCCTGCGCACGATCCCGACACCTTTGTCCGCGAAAAGGGCGCGGCGGCATTCTCCGACCTCGTCGGGCGCGCGCCTGAATATTTCGACTTTCTGCTCGATCACCTCTTCCGCCGGCACGATCACCGGGGCGAGGTCGGCAGGGCGCGGATCGCCTCGGAATTTCTCGACGCCCTCGCGCAGGTGGGAGACGGCGTCCTGAGGGAGGCCTACCGAAATAAGCTCTCCGAACGGATCGATATCCCCCAGGAGTACATCATTGAAGAAATCAAGAAGAGGGGCCGCCGCCAGGGCCCGGGGCCCGGAAACGCCGGAGAGGCGACTCAGGGAGCCCTGCGCCTGCCCGCCGGCGAGCGAGAGATCATCAAACTCATGCTCGAGGATGAAAACATCATCAGGCAGGTCGCCCTGGAACTCACCGCCGAGGATTTCCGGCACGAACAGCTCCAGCGCATCGCGGGCAGTGTTTTCGCCCTGCTGAAAGAGAACCGGTGGGCGGGCTGCACGCGTCTCCTCGCGCGCCTCGACGACGAGCACTGCGCGCGCGTGGTGAGCGGGCTCATCTCAGAGGAAGACCCCGGCGGGGATCGCGAACAGGTCGCGAGGGATTGTATCCGCTACCTCAAGAAACGCAACCTCAAGGAAGAGATCGGGAAACTCACCAGGGAAATAAGCCTCAGGGAGCGAGAGGGCTCGCCCGGGCGAGAGATCAGCGGGCTGCAGCGGCGGCTCATGGAGAAAAAGGCCGAGCTGTTGAAGATCTGCTGA
- a CDS encoding NGG1p interacting factor NIF3, which produces MKLGTFFERALAEGQKNDPRGQARIRREVKALREAYAEMSARKKKSFDRERLDNPYADTRILFGQPSTEVRGLLAGIDIDVGEIMLADRLRERGKKIDLVLSHHPAGRAYAGFYNVMHMQADILNRFGVPINVAESLLEERIREVEHKVMPVNHTRTVDAASLVNMPLACVHTPADNCATTHLQRLFDRKKPELIGDIIDLLQGIPEYQRAMENNAPPRILSGREERRAGRIFVDMTGGTEGSVKILEKLAQAGVGTLVGMHLSEKHLDEAKKHNLNVVIAGHISSDTLGLNLLLDGICTKERLEVITCSGFTRVKRN; this is translated from the coding sequence ATGAAGCTCGGCACATTCTTCGAGCGCGCGCTTGCAGAAGGTCAGAAGAACGATCCGCGCGGTCAGGCGCGCATCCGCCGTGAGGTAAAGGCGCTGCGCGAGGCCTATGCGGAGATGTCAGCCAGGAAGAAGAAATCCTTCGACAGGGAGCGCCTCGACAATCCCTACGCCGACACCCGCATCCTCTTCGGGCAGCCCTCAACAGAGGTGCGGGGACTGCTGGCCGGAATAGACATTGATGTCGGAGAGATCATGCTCGCCGACCGTCTGAGGGAACGCGGGAAGAAGATCGACCTCGTCCTGTCCCACCACCCGGCCGGGCGGGCATATGCGGGGTTCTACAACGTCATGCACATGCAGGCTGATATCCTCAACAGGTTCGGCGTCCCCATCAATGTCGCGGAATCCCTCCTCGAGGAGCGCATCCGGGAGGTTGAGCACAAAGTGATGCCGGTGAACCACACCCGCACGGTGGATGCCGCCAGTCTGGTGAACATGCCGCTCGCCTGCGTGCACACCCCCGCCGACAACTGCGCCACCACCCACCTCCAGCGACTCTTCGACCGGAAAAAGCCGGAGCTCATCGGTGATATCATCGACCTCCTCCAGGGGATCCCTGAATACCAGCGGGCAATGGAGAACAACGCTCCCCCCAGGATTCTCTCCGGCAGGGAGGAGCGGCGCGCGGGGCGGATCTTTGTCGATATGACCGGCGGCACCGAGGGATCAGTGAAGATCCTTGAAAAGCTTGCCCAGGCGGGAGTGGGGACGCTCGTCGGCATGCACCTCAGCGAGAAGCATCTCGATGAGGCGAAAAAACATAACCTCAATGTGGTCATCGCGGGCCACATCTCGAGTGACACACTCGGCCTCAACCTCCTCCTCGATGGCATCTGCACAAAGGAACGATTAGAGGTGATCACCTGCTCGGGCTTCACGCGGGTGAAGAGGAATTAG
- a CDS encoding CvpA family protein — MRFNWIDAIVAVVVIRGMVIGHRRGLSGELLRFLGIVCGLYLSFKFYEQGADRLIQRVSLDRNVAIGLSFAGILLAVLLFFYMVNQTVHRATQLPAIAALDKAGGTIIGGAKALLFACVALILLALVRVEAISNAVSQNSFFGPLAISAVPGAYRVAVRVYPGVQSLPAAEVIEKLPAIRQRTELDLSIGSQGEQKKAEGANRGAPEGQTPAPKKGRTI; from the coding sequence ATGAGATTCAACTGGATTGATGCAATAGTCGCTGTCGTGGTCATCCGCGGAATGGTCATCGGTCACCGGCGGGGGCTCTCTGGAGAGCTGCTTCGCTTTCTGGGCATCGTGTGCGGCCTCTACCTCTCCTTCAAATTCTATGAGCAGGGCGCCGACAGGCTCATCCAGCGCGTCTCCCTCGATCGGAACGTCGCCATCGGTCTCTCGTTCGCGGGAATCCTCCTCGCGGTGCTGCTCTTCTTTTACATGGTCAATCAGACGGTGCACCGTGCGACGCAGCTCCCCGCGATCGCCGCACTCGATAAGGCGGGCGGAACAATCATCGGCGGCGCGAAGGCGCTGCTCTTCGCCTGCGTGGCGCTGATACTTCTTGCCCTGGTACGGGTGGAGGCAATTTCAAATGCCGTCAGCCAGAACTCCTTCTTCGGGCCACTCGCCATATCCGCCGTTCCCGGCGCGTACAGAGTCGCGGTGCGCGTGTACCCCGGGGTGCAATCCCTCCCCGCCGCCGAGGTGATCGAAAAGCTGCCCGCGATCAGGCAGCGGACGGAGCTGGACCTCTCCATCGGTTCACAGGGCGAGCAGAAGAAAGCGGAGGGCGCGAACCGCGGCGCACCCGAGGGCCAGACCCCCGCCCCAAAAAAAGGAAGAACCATATGA
- the mtaB gene encoding tRNA (N(6)-L-threonylcarbamoyladenosine(37)-C(2))-methylthiotransferase MtaB has translation MSTFAITTLGCKVNQYDSQLIRESLFSRGCRESDRLDPHPDLCIINTCAVTHASETKSRRAVHRACREYPHAVVIVTGCCADVSAQAFAAIPGVKYVLGNEMKQRLHHIIGRGCGDGARSITGFSHHTRAFLKIHDGCDSRCSYCIVPLARGRSRSRARDEIINEATALVSSGHMEIVLCGIHLGGYGKDRGEPRALVQLIRDLTAIRGLARIRLSSIEPEDVNEELIELIASGGTLCPHLHLPLQSGDDRILRAMNRCYHSSGYRRLIQRIRARVPDASITTDIMVGFPGEDEEAIHNTVAMVKHAAFSRAHIFSYSPRPGTAAWKLGDPIRPGIKERHRALVRAAADETADEYSGRFIGRDVEVLVQGRCKSDARAGYGLTREYLRVYLDGEKIQKGDMCRACIEGALNDGLKGRAIHDSSETMSEAGGSHGGQRTEKWGRGCATNLLK, from the coding sequence ATGAGCACATTCGCCATCACCACGCTCGGCTGCAAGGTCAACCAGTACGACAGCCAGCTCATCCGCGAGAGTCTCTTCTCGCGGGGCTGCAGAGAGTCGGATCGTCTGGATCCACACCCCGACCTATGCATCATCAATACCTGTGCCGTCACCCATGCGAGCGAGACAAAATCGAGGCGTGCCGTGCATCGGGCGTGCCGTGAGTATCCCCATGCCGTCGTGATCGTCACGGGGTGCTGCGCCGATGTGAGTGCGCAAGCTTTCGCCGCAATCCCCGGCGTAAAATATGTCCTGGGAAACGAGATGAAGCAACGCCTCCACCATATCATTGGCAGAGGGTGCGGGGACGGGGCGCGCTCGATTACCGGATTCTCACACCACACGCGGGCTTTTCTCAAGATCCATGACGGCTGCGACTCCCGCTGCAGCTACTGCATTGTCCCACTCGCCCGGGGCCGATCGAGGAGCAGGGCGCGCGATGAGATTATCAATGAGGCGACCGCGCTTGTGTCGAGCGGCCACATGGAGATAGTGCTCTGTGGCATTCACCTCGGCGGCTACGGCAAGGACCGCGGCGAACCGCGCGCACTGGTCCAGCTCATTCGGGATCTCACGGCCATCAGGGGGCTCGCCCGCATCCGCTTAAGCTCCATAGAGCCCGAAGACGTCAATGAAGAACTCATTGAACTCATCGCATCAGGGGGCACGCTCTGTCCGCACCTGCACCTCCCCCTGCAGAGCGGCGATGACCGCATACTGAGAGCGATGAACCGCTGCTACCACAGCTCCGGCTACAGGCGGCTGATCCAGCGGATTCGGGCGCGCGTGCCTGACGCCTCGATCACCACCGATATCATGGTGGGGTTCCCCGGCGAGGATGAAGAGGCGATCCACAACACGGTTGCCATGGTGAAGCATGCCGCATTCAGCCGGGCCCACATCTTCTCATACAGCCCGAGGCCCGGTACCGCAGCGTGGAAGCTCGGCGATCCGATACGGCCCGGGATAAAAGAGCGCCACCGGGCGCTGGTGCGCGCCGCCGCGGACGAAACGGCGGACGAATACAGTGGGAGATTTATCGGGAGGGATGTGGAGGTGCTCGTCCAGGGGAGATGCAAAAGTGACGCCAGGGCAGGCTATGGCCTCACAAGGGAATACCTGCGCGTCTATCTCGACGGGGAAAAGATTCAGAAGGGAGATATGTGCCGGGCGTGCATTGAGGGAGCTTTGAACGACGGCCTGAAGGGGCGTGCAATCCACGACTCTTCGGAGACCATGAGCGAAGCAGGAGGGAGCCATGGAGGGCAGCGCACGGAAAAATGGGGAAGGGGTTGCGCAACAAATTTATTGAAATGA
- a CDS encoding RsmE family RNA methyltransferase: MRRIFIDPDVPHGEMLSLRGSEAHYLLRVLRLREGDEVTAFDGMGWSCRAVIARAGSGCATLRVLESIHAATPQRTFAVAQALLKAPAMDTVVQRCTELGASAIIGFHTTRSIPRSSGAASGHSRLTRWRALAVEACRQCRRDFIPDTSLLPSLESLVPLIRGSDGALVASLREGCASLSEVLSGGRRARGMRLLLIVGPEGDFSGEELARLVAHGAVPCRLSDAILRAETAAIAGAALLGQYLLSRTV; the protein is encoded by the coding sequence ATGCGCCGCATCTTTATTGACCCGGATGTCCCCCATGGCGAGATGCTCAGTCTTCGCGGCAGCGAGGCCCACTACCTCCTCCGCGTGCTGAGGCTCAGGGAAGGAGATGAGGTCACCGCATTTGACGGGATGGGCTGGTCCTGCAGGGCGGTCATCGCCAGGGCAGGCAGCGGCTGTGCGACCCTCAGGGTTTTGGAATCCATCCATGCCGCAACGCCACAGCGCACATTTGCCGTGGCCCAGGCCCTCCTCAAGGCTCCCGCGATGGACACGGTGGTGCAGCGGTGCACGGAACTGGGGGCCTCTGCGATCATTGGCTTCCACACGACAAGGAGCATTCCGCGAAGCAGCGGAGCTGCCTCCGGGCATTCGAGACTCACGCGATGGCGCGCGCTCGCCGTAGAGGCCTGCCGGCAGTGCCGCAGGGATTTCATCCCCGACACGAGCCTCCTCCCTTCTCTTGAGTCGCTCGTTCCGCTCATCAGGGGATCAGACGGGGCTCTGGTAGCCTCGCTACGCGAGGGGTGCGCTTCTCTCTCCGAGGTTCTCTCGGGGGGACGGCGTGCGCGGGGCATGCGCCTGCTCCTCATCGTGGGCCCGGAAGGGGATTTCTCCGGAGAGGAGCTCGCCCGCCTGGTCGCCCACGGAGCGGTCCCGTGCAGACTGTCCGATGCCATCCTGAGAGCGGAAACCGCGGCAATCGCAGGGGCGGCTCTCCTCGGCCAGTATCTCCTGTCGAGGACAGTGTGA